From a region of the Kaistia sp. 32K genome:
- a CDS encoding ANTAR domain-containing response regulator, translating to MNAASTLRILVIDDNRVRVSVIEAGLRDAGYDRVTIIHDVTDIARRIGEIEPDVIIIDLENPNRDMLEHMFQLSRAVKRPIAMFVDRSDTASIEAAVAAGVSAYVVDGLRRERVKPILDMAVSRFRAFSRMERELEEARSELEGRKVIERAKGILMKSRGLSEAEAYALLRKTAMNQNRKIGDIAQSLVTAAGLLGGDL from the coding sequence ATGAATGCCGCCTCAACGCTCCGGATCCTGGTGATCGACGACAACCGCGTTCGCGTCTCCGTCATCGAGGCGGGCCTGCGCGATGCCGGCTATGACCGGGTGACCATCATCCACGACGTGACCGACATCGCGCGGCGCATCGGCGAGATCGAGCCGGATGTCATCATCATCGATCTGGAGAATCCCAATCGCGACATGCTGGAGCACATGTTCCAGCTATCGCGGGCCGTGAAGCGGCCGATCGCCATGTTCGTCGATCGCTCCGACACCGCCTCGATCGAGGCGGCGGTCGCCGCCGGCGTCTCGGCCTATGTCGTGGACGGGCTGCGGCGGGAGCGGGTCAAGCCGATCCTCGACATGGCCGTCAGCCGGTTTCGGGCCTTCTCGCGCATGGAGCGGGAGCTGGAGGAAGCCCGTTCGGAGCTCGAGGGCCGCAAGGTCATCGAGCGCGCCAAGGGGATTTTGATGAAATCGCGCGGGCTTTCCGAGGCGGAGGCCTATGCGCTGCTGCGCAAGACGGCGATGAACCAGAACCGCAAGATCGGCGACATCGCCCAAAGCCTCGTCACCGCCGCGGGCCTGCTCGGGGGCGACCTTTGA
- a CDS encoding CmpA/NrtA family ABC transporter substrate-binding protein produces the protein MPLLDSALLVVAREKGFAEAEGIELRLVREISWANMRDRMAVGHFDVAHMLAPMPIACNLGLTPLAVPTHVPMALGLGGNAVTVSNALWRRMEDAGAKPDLDPALAGRALRAVLRERAKAGDPVTRFAVVHPHSGHGYELRYWLAACGIDPERDVEIVILPPPLMADALGAGHIDGYCAGEPWNSIAVASGVGHIATVKAKIWRLSPEKVLGVAAGWAAENPHALDALLRALYGAAEWCGNPGNRADLAALMAEPDYVDRPAEWLLPALTGDIPTGSGNSVLVPDFLVPHAKGATFPWKSHALWFYSQMVRWGQIPASDQNAAIARETYRPDLYRSALKLLGVALPGANAKVEGALTEATPVGSAGASLVLGPDGFFDGGVFDPGSLEAYIAGQTGRS, from the coding sequence ATGCCGCTGCTCGACAGCGCGCTGCTCGTGGTCGCCCGCGAAAAGGGGTTTGCCGAAGCCGAGGGGATCGAGCTCCGCCTGGTGCGCGAGATTTCCTGGGCGAATATGCGCGACCGCATGGCCGTCGGCCATTTCGACGTGGCGCATATGCTGGCGCCGATGCCGATCGCCTGCAATCTGGGCCTGACCCCGCTCGCCGTCCCGACGCATGTGCCGATGGCGCTCGGCCTCGGCGGCAATGCCGTGACGGTCTCGAACGCGCTCTGGCGACGGATGGAGGATGCCGGCGCGAAGCCGGATCTCGATCCGGCGCTCGCGGGCAGGGCGCTGCGCGCGGTGCTGCGCGAGCGGGCAAAGGCCGGCGATCCGGTGACACGCTTCGCCGTCGTGCATCCGCATTCCGGCCATGGCTACGAGCTCCGCTATTGGCTCGCCGCCTGCGGCATCGATCCCGAGCGGGATGTCGAGATCGTCATCCTGCCGCCGCCGCTGATGGCGGATGCGCTGGGCGCCGGCCATATCGACGGCTACTGCGCCGGCGAGCCCTGGAACTCGATCGCCGTCGCTTCGGGTGTTGGCCATATCGCCACCGTCAAGGCGAAGATCTGGCGCCTGAGCCCGGAAAAGGTGCTCGGTGTCGCGGCCGGCTGGGCGGCGGAAAACCCGCACGCGCTCGACGCGCTGTTGAGAGCGCTCTATGGCGCGGCGGAATGGTGCGGCAATCCCGGCAATCGCGCCGATCTCGCGGCGCTGATGGCGGAGCCCGACTATGTCGATCGGCCGGCCGAGTGGCTGCTGCCGGCGCTCACGGGAGACATCCCGACGGGCTCCGGCAACAGCGTGCTGGTGCCCGATTTCCTCGTGCCCCATGCCAAGGGGGCGACCTTTCCGTGGAAGAGCCATGCGCTCTGGTTCTATTCGCAGATGGTGCGCTGGGGCCAGATCCCGGCTTCCGACCAGAACGCGGCCATCGCCCGTGAGACCTACCGTCCGGACCTCTACCGCTCCGCGTTAAAACTGCTCGGCGTGGCGTTGCCGGGGGCGAACGCCAAGGTCGAGGGCGCGCTGACCGAGGCGACGCCGGTCGGCTCGGCCGGCGCCAGCTTGGTGCTCGGCCCGGACGGGTTCTTTGATGGCGGCGTGTTCGATCCGGGCAGTCTCGAGGCCTATATCGCGGGCCAGACCGGCCGTTCCTGA
- a CDS encoding nitrate/nitrite transporter translates to MTNPAPTSAEPDPAARRALVISTIAFTVCFAVWTIFSIIGIKIKAEMGLSETQFGLLIGMPVLTGSLVRMLLGIWTDRLGGRLVYTVTMLAAALATFLLAFATTYPQMLLAALGVGLAGGSFAVGVAYVSRFYPASRQGTALGIFGVGNVGAAVTKFCAPFVLLAWGWQNVALIWAAVLAVMAAVFWFTTEDDPVIRQRRLHSAGPTRSFLAEFAPLRDIRVWRFALYYFFVFGGFVALALWLPRYLIGVYGFNIATAGIIAAAYSIPASVFRAYGGVLSDRIGARTVLYWTFAVSALCCAVLAMPATDYTVRGINGPIAFHVEIGWLPFIVAAFVLGFFMAIGKAAVFKHIPAYYPQNVGAVGGLVGMIGGLGGFVLPIAFGALNDLTGVWSSCFMLLFVVAALCLAWMHVTILRLEYRRARAEETLVSKAMASPALASSALASPAE, encoded by the coding sequence ATGACGAATCCAGCCCCGACCAGCGCAGAACCCGATCCGGCCGCCCGTCGCGCCCTGGTCATCTCGACGATCGCCTTCACCGTCTGCTTCGCCGTCTGGACGATCTTCTCGATCATCGGCATCAAGATCAAAGCCGAGATGGGCCTCAGCGAGACCCAGTTCGGCCTGCTCATCGGCATGCCGGTGCTGACGGGATCGCTGGTCCGGATGCTGCTCGGCATCTGGACCGACCGCCTCGGCGGCCGGCTGGTCTATACCGTGACCATGCTGGCGGCGGCGCTTGCGACCTTCCTGCTCGCCTTCGCGACGACCTATCCGCAGATGCTGCTCGCGGCGCTCGGCGTAGGTCTCGCCGGCGGATCCTTCGCGGTCGGCGTCGCCTATGTGTCGCGGTTCTATCCAGCTTCCCGGCAGGGAACCGCGCTCGGCATCTTCGGCGTCGGCAATGTCGGCGCGGCGGTCACCAAATTCTGCGCGCCCTTCGTCCTGCTCGCCTGGGGCTGGCAGAACGTGGCGCTGATCTGGGCGGCGGTGCTCGCCGTCATGGCGGCGGTGTTCTGGTTCACGACCGAGGACGATCCGGTCATCCGCCAGCGCCGCCTCCATAGCGCTGGACCGACCAGGAGCTTCCTCGCCGAATTCGCGCCGCTCCGCGACATCCGCGTCTGGCGCTTCGCCCTCTACTACTTCTTCGTCTTCGGCGGCTTCGTCGCGCTGGCGCTGTGGCTGCCGCGCTACCTGATCGGCGTCTACGGCTTCAATATCGCCACCGCCGGCATCATCGCCGCGGCCTACTCGATCCCCGCCTCGGTCTTCCGCGCCTATGGCGGCGTGCTGTCGGACAGGATCGGCGCACGCACGGTTCTCTACTGGACCTTCGCTGTATCGGCGCTCTGCTGCGCCGTGCTGGCGATGCCGGCGACGGACTACACGGTGCGCGGCATCAACGGCCCGATTGCCTTCCATGTAGAGATCGGCTGGCTGCCCTTCATCGTCGCGGCTTTCGTGCTCGGCTTCTTCATGGCGATCGGCAAGGCCGCCGTGTTCAAGCACATCCCCGCCTATTACCCGCAGAATGTCGGCGCGGTCGGCGGCCTGGTAGGCATGATCGGCGGGCTCGGCGGCTTCGTCCTGCCGATCGCCTTCGGCGCGCTGAACGACCTGACGGGCGTCTGGTCGAGCTGCTTCATGCTGCTCTTCGTCGTCGCCGCGCTCTGCCTCGCCTGGATGCACGTCACCATCCTGCGCCTCGAATATCGCCGCGCGCGGGCGGAGGAGACCCTGGTCTCAAAGGCCATGGCTTCGCCGGCGCTTGCCTCTTCAGCACTTGCCTCTCCGGCCGAATGA
- the nirB gene encoding nitrite reductase large subunit NirB, translated as MTEKLVIVGNGMAPGRMLEHLLEAAPDRYQITIFNAEPRVNYDRIMLSPVLSGEKAYEEIVIHGDGWYIKHGITLYKGHRIVAIDRAAKTVTSDQGVTESYDKLVIATGSQPFIIPVPGKDLPGVLSYRDLDDVNAMLLAAQSRSRAVVIGGGLLGLEAAAGLRERGMDVTVLHVMPTLMERQLDPTAGYLLQKAVEQRGITVRTKANTRAIIGNGKVEGVELDTGEILTATLVVMAVGIRPNIGLAREAGLEVNRGIVTDDRMQTSDPDIFSVGECTEVGGRVYGLVAPLYEMARVAASALAESEDKRFVHADTPTKLKVTGIDLYSIGDFADGDDREEIILRDASAGIYKRVILQDNAIIGAVLFGETGDGAWFNELKKKATDISEMRDTLIFGQAFQGGASSDPLAAVAALADDAEICGCNGVCKGTITSTITAKGLTSLNDVRAHTKASASCGSCTGLVEKLMSLTLGDSYQPAAVQPICACTELGHDEVRRLIQAKGLKTIPAVMQELEWKTSCGCAKCRPALNYYLVCDWPDEYADDYQSRFINERVHANIQKDGTYSVVPRMWGGMTSASELRAIADVVDKFAIPAVKVTGGQRIDMLGVRKEDLPAVWADLGRAGFVSGHAYAKGLRTVKTCVGTDWCRFGTQDSTGLGIRIEKFMWGSWTPAKVKMAVSGCPRNCAESTCKDVGVICVDSGYEIHFAGAAGLDIKGTEVLGLVRTEDEALEAIVALTQMYREQARYLERIYKWAKRIGLDEIRRQIMADLDRRKALYDRFVFSQIFAQVDPWSERVSGKDKHEFRPLAVTELAPAAE; from the coding sequence ATGACCGAGAAACTCGTCATCGTCGGCAACGGTATGGCCCCGGGCAGGATGCTGGAGCACCTGCTCGAGGCGGCGCCCGACCGCTATCAGATCACCATCTTCAACGCCGAGCCGCGCGTAAATTACGACCGGATCATGCTGTCGCCGGTCCTGTCGGGCGAGAAGGCGTATGAGGAAATCGTCATCCACGGCGACGGCTGGTATATCAAGCACGGCATCACCCTCTACAAGGGCCACCGGATCGTCGCGATCGACCGCGCGGCGAAGACCGTCACCTCCGACCAGGGCGTGACGGAGAGCTACGACAAGCTGGTCATCGCGACCGGCTCGCAGCCCTTCATCATCCCCGTGCCCGGCAAGGACCTGCCGGGCGTGCTCTCCTATCGCGATCTCGATGACGTCAACGCCATGCTGCTTGCCGCGCAATCGCGCAGCCGGGCGGTGGTGATCGGCGGCGGACTGCTGGGACTCGAGGCGGCGGCCGGCCTCCGGGAGCGCGGCATGGACGTCACCGTCCTGCACGTCATGCCGACGCTGATGGAACGCCAGCTCGACCCGACCGCCGGCTATCTGCTGCAGAAGGCGGTCGAGCAGCGCGGCATCACGGTGCGCACCAAGGCCAACACCAGGGCGATCATCGGCAACGGCAAGGTCGAGGGTGTCGAGCTCGATACCGGCGAGATCCTGACCGCGACGCTCGTCGTCATGGCCGTCGGCATCCGGCCGAATATCGGCCTCGCCAGGGAGGCCGGCCTCGAGGTCAATCGCGGCATCGTCACCGACGATCGCATGCAGACCTCCGATCCCGACATCTTCTCGGTCGGCGAATGCACAGAGGTCGGCGGACGGGTCTACGGCCTGGTCGCGCCGCTCTACGAGATGGCGAGGGTCGCAGCCTCAGCGCTGGCGGAAAGCGAGGACAAGCGCTTCGTCCACGCGGATACGCCGACCAAGCTCAAGGTCACCGGCATCGATCTCTATTCGATCGGCGACTTCGCCGATGGCGACGACCGCGAGGAGATCATACTGCGCGACGCTTCGGCCGGCATCTACAAGCGGGTCATCCTTCAGGACAACGCGATCATCGGCGCCGTCCTGTTCGGCGAGACGGGCGACGGCGCCTGGTTCAACGAGCTGAAGAAGAAGGCGACCGACATCTCGGAGATGCGCGACACGCTGATCTTCGGTCAGGCCTTCCAGGGGGGCGCCTCCTCGGACCCTTTGGCAGCCGTTGCAGCGCTAGCGGATGATGCGGAAATCTGCGGCTGCAACGGTGTCTGCAAGGGGACGATCACGAGCACCATCACGGCGAAGGGTCTGACCTCGCTGAACGACGTCCGCGCCCACACCAAGGCGTCCGCCTCCTGCGGTTCCTGCACCGGGCTGGTCGAGAAGCTGATGTCGCTGACGCTCGGCGACAGCTACCAGCCGGCGGCCGTGCAGCCGATATGCGCCTGCACGGAGCTCGGCCATGACGAGGTCCGCCGGCTGATCCAGGCCAAGGGACTGAAGACCATTCCGGCGGTCATGCAGGAGCTGGAGTGGAAGACCTCCTGCGGCTGTGCCAAATGCCGGCCGGCGCTGAACTATTACCTCGTCTGCGACTGGCCGGACGAATATGCCGACGACTACCAGTCGCGCTTCATCAACGAGCGCGTCCACGCCAACATCCAGAAGGACGGCACCTATTCGGTGGTGCCGCGCATGTGGGGCGGGATGACGTCGGCGAGCGAGCTGCGCGCCATCGCCGATGTCGTCGACAAGTTCGCCATTCCCGCCGTCAAGGTCACCGGTGGCCAGCGCATCGACATGCTGGGGGTCCGGAAGGAAGACCTGCCGGCTGTCTGGGCGGATCTCGGCAGGGCCGGGTTCGTTTCAGGTCACGCCTATGCCAAGGGCCTGCGCACGGTGAAGACCTGCGTCGGCACGGACTGGTGCCGCTTCGGCACGCAGGATTCGACCGGCCTCGGCATCCGCATCGAGAAGTTCATGTGGGGCTCGTGGACGCCGGCCAAGGTGAAGATGGCGGTGTCGGGCTGTCCCCGCAATTGCGCGGAATCGACCTGCAAGGACGTCGGCGTCATCTGCGTCGATTCCGGCTACGAGATCCATTTCGCCGGCGCGGCCGGCCTCGACATCAAGGGCACGGAAGTGCTCGGGCTGGTGAGGACGGAGGACGAGGCGCTGGAGGCGATCGTCGCGCTGACGCAAATGTATCGCGAGCAGGCTCGCTATCTCGAGCGCATCTACAAATGGGCCAAGCGCATCGGCCTGGACGAAATCCGCCGCCAGATCATGGCCGACCTGGACCGGCGCAAGGCCCTCTACGACCGCTTCGTCTTCAGCCAGATATTCGCCCAGGTCGATCCATGGTCGGAGCGCGTCTCCGGCAAGGACAAGCACGAATTCCGGCCCTTGGCGGTCACCGAACTGGCCCCGGCGGCGGAGTAG
- the nirD gene encoding nitrite reductase small subunit NirD yields MWLDIGEINDIPRRGARCVNTPRGKIGVFRTQDDRIFAIEDHCPHKGGPLTQGIVHGASVTCPLHNWVISLETGKATGADEGSVPTIPVRVTEGRIEIALGEALVAAE; encoded by the coding sequence ATGTGGCTCGACATCGGAGAGATCAACGACATCCCCCGGCGCGGCGCGCGCTGCGTGAACACGCCGCGCGGAAAAATCGGCGTCTTCCGCACGCAGGACGACCGGATCTTCGCCATCGAGGATCACTGCCCCCACAAGGGAGGGCCGCTCACCCAGGGCATCGTGCACGGCGCGTCCGTGACCTGCCCGCTGCACAATTGGGTGATTTCGCTGGAAACAGGCAAGGCGACGGGCGCCGACGAGGGATCGGTGCCGACGATCCCCGTCCGGGTCACGGAGGGCCGGATCGAGATTGCCTTGGGCGAAGCGCTTGTTGCGGCGGAGTAG
- a CDS encoding nitrate reductase, translated as MDPMLTAEVRTTCPYCGVGCGVLAKVAADGAVSVRGDPDHPANRGKLCSKGMALGETTGLESRVLHPEIGSKRADWDTALELTARRFAQTIAAHGPDAVAFYISGQLLTEDYYVANKLMKGFIGSGNIDTNSRLCMASSVAGHRRAFGEDIVPGVYEDFEQAELIVLTGSNTAWCHPILYQRMLAARTERGTKIVVIDPRRTATVDASDLHLALDPGTDVLLFNGLLAHLARSNAVDQAYVSAHTSGFDAAISVASVDAPTIEKVAQGCGLPAADVRRFYELFAATEKVVTVYSQGVNQSAHGTDKVNAILNCHLATGRIGRPGMGPFSVTGQPNAMGGREVGGLANQLAAHMNFDDAADIDRVSRFWRASNISRKPGLKAVDLFQAVGEGRIKALWIMGTNPAVSMPDAGRVRAALRACDFVAVSDITRTDTTRYADVFLPAATWGEKDGLVTNSERRLSRQRAFLPIPGDAKPDWRIVSDVARRMGFGDAFDYESPAAIFREHAALSAFENDGARLFDLGALEAIPDADYERFAPRLWPQPKHGESGERLLSDGRFPTPDGRARFVAVRQEGVAQAASPDFPLTLNTGRLRDQWHTMTRTGLAPRLMANAPEPLLDLHPRDASANGLAEGDLARLTTPYGFARARVHVTENQRPGHAFLPMHWSGHYAANAGAGSLASPATDVFSGQPELKHAPLRIQREVVAWEGVLITRRDLRPTGFVHWSRQRVEGGWVYELCGTETPDQGILLARKFIEAYPAERLLEYRDRRGLSYRAAVVDDTERMAEALLVAQVGLLPARDWLVSLLAAGEPLSMIDRLALLSGRSPSPAPAIGRIVCSCFNVGANQLADAVAAGCHSLQAIGETLKAGTNCGSCRSEIRSIIDANRVGASHVEAAK; from the coding sequence ATGGACCCGATGCTGACAGCCGAGGTGAGGACGACCTGCCCCTATTGCGGGGTCGGTTGCGGCGTGCTGGCAAAGGTAGCCGCGGACGGAGCCGTCTCCGTCCGCGGCGATCCGGATCATCCCGCCAACCGGGGCAAGCTCTGCTCCAAGGGCATGGCGCTCGGCGAGACGACGGGGCTCGAGAGCCGCGTGCTCCATCCCGAGATTGGCAGCAAGCGCGCCGATTGGGACACGGCACTCGAGCTGACGGCCAGGCGGTTCGCGCAGACGATCGCCGCGCATGGTCCGGATGCGGTCGCCTTCTACATCTCCGGCCAGCTGCTGACGGAGGACTACTACGTCGCCAACAAGCTGATGAAGGGCTTCATCGGCTCCGGCAACATCGACACCAATTCTCGGCTCTGCATGGCGTCGTCCGTCGCCGGACATCGCCGGGCCTTCGGCGAAGACATCGTCCCCGGCGTCTATGAGGACTTCGAGCAGGCCGAGCTGATCGTCCTGACCGGGTCCAACACCGCATGGTGCCATCCGATCCTCTATCAGCGCATGCTGGCGGCGCGAACCGAACGCGGCACGAAGATCGTCGTGATCGATCCGCGCCGGACCGCCACCGTCGATGCGAGCGACCTGCACCTCGCGCTCGATCCGGGCACCGACGTACTGCTGTTCAACGGGCTGCTCGCGCATCTCGCGCGCTCGAACGCCGTCGATCAAGCCTATGTCTCCGCCCACACATCCGGCTTCGACGCCGCGATCTCCGTCGCCTCGGTGGACGCGCCTACAATCGAGAAGGTCGCGCAGGGCTGCGGCCTGCCCGCCGCCGATGTCAGGCGCTTCTACGAGCTCTTCGCCGCGACGGAGAAGGTCGTCACGGTCTACAGCCAGGGCGTCAACCAGTCGGCGCATGGCACCGACAAGGTGAACGCCATCCTCAACTGCCACCTGGCGACCGGCCGCATCGGCCGTCCCGGTATGGGACCCTTCTCCGTCACCGGCCAGCCGAACGCCATGGGCGGCCGCGAGGTCGGCGGGCTCGCCAACCAGCTCGCCGCGCACATGAACTTCGACGATGCGGCGGATATCGACCGCGTCTCGCGCTTCTGGCGCGCGTCGAACATTTCGCGAAAGCCCGGGCTGAAGGCCGTCGACCTGTTCCAGGCGGTTGGCGAGGGGCGGATCAAGGCGCTCTGGATCATGGGAACCAATCCGGCCGTCTCGATGCCGGATGCGGGCCGCGTGCGCGCCGCGCTCAGGGCCTGCGATTTCGTCGCCGTATCCGACATCACCCGCACCGACACGACGCGCTATGCCGATGTCTTCCTCCCCGCCGCGACCTGGGGCGAGAAGGATGGGCTGGTGACCAATTCCGAGCGCCGGCTGTCCCGGCAGCGGGCCTTCCTGCCGATTCCGGGCGACGCGAAGCCCGACTGGCGCATCGTCTCAGACGTGGCGCGGCGGATGGGCTTCGGCGACGCTTTCGACTATGAGAGCCCGGCCGCGATCTTCCGCGAGCACGCGGCGCTGTCGGCCTTCGAGAATGACGGCGCGCGGCTGTTCGATCTCGGCGCGCTCGAAGCCATTCCGGATGCCGACTACGAGCGCTTCGCGCCGCGCCTCTGGCCGCAGCCGAAGCATGGCGAGAGTGGCGAGAGGCTGCTTTCCGATGGCCGCTTCCCGACGCCCGATGGACGGGCGCGCTTCGTGGCGGTGCGGCAGGAGGGCGTTGCGCAGGCCGCAAGCCCCGACTTCCCGCTGACGCTCAACACTGGCCGCTTGCGCGACCAGTGGCACACCATGACGCGCACCGGCCTGGCGCCGCGGCTGATGGCAAACGCGCCGGAGCCGCTGCTCGATCTCCATCCGCGCGATGCGAGCGCGAACGGGCTGGCCGAGGGCGATCTGGCGCGGCTGACGACCCCCTATGGCTTTGCGCGCGCCAGGGTGCACGTCACCGAAAACCAGCGGCCCGGCCATGCTTTCCTGCCGATGCACTGGAGCGGCCACTACGCGGCGAATGCCGGCGCCGGCTCGCTCGCCTCGCCGGCGACCGACGTCTTCTCCGGCCAGCCCGAGCTCAAGCATGCGCCGCTCCGGATCCAGCGCGAGGTCGTCGCCTGGGAGGGCGTGCTGATCACGCGCAGGGATCTGAGGCCGACCGGCTTCGTCCATTGGAGCCGGCAGCGCGTTGAGGGCGGCTGGGTCTACGAGCTCTGCGGCACGGAGACGCCCGACCAGGGCATCCTGCTCGCGCGAAAATTCATCGAGGCCTATCCGGCGGAGCGCCTGCTCGAATACCGCGACCGGCGGGGGCTTTCCTATCGCGCCGCCGTCGTCGACGACACGGAGCGGATGGCCGAGGCGCTGCTCGTCGCGCAGGTCGGGCTGCTGCCGGCGCGCGACTGGCTCGTCTCGCTTCTCGCGGCCGGCGAGCCGCTCTCGATGATCGATCGCCTCGCGCTGCTGTCCGGCCGCTCGCCGTCGCCGGCGCCGGCCATCGGGCGGATCGTCTGCTCCTGCTTCAACGTCGGCGCCAATCAACTCGCCGACGCTGTCGCCGCCGGCTGCCACAGCCTGCAGGCGATCGGCGAGACGCTGAAGGCGGGGACCAATTGCGGCTCATGCCGCTCCGAGATCAGGAGTATCATCGATGCGAATCGTGTCGGGGCATCGCATGTCGAGGCAGCCAAGTGA
- the cysG gene encoding siroheme synthase CysG — MSRQPSEAGSARIQPLAVLPVFLDLDGKCAVVVGGTDAAAWKVELLVAAGALVDLYAPDEELSEAMRRLIRDSPAILHHARRWRPADLVGAQLALADLDADEAAEFEQAAREAGAACNVIDKPAFCHFQFGAIVNRSPVVVGISTSGAAPILGQAIRRRIETILPPSLAEWAALAQTLRDRVAGALKGSVRRRVFWERLADRAFGAAPNAGTEAELREAIALGSAASTAGHVSFVGAGPGDAEHLTLKAVRALQAADIILYDDLVSAEVLELARREAKRVPVGKRAGRPSCRQEEINEKLVALAKAGHRVVRLKSGDPMIFGRAGEEIAALEAHGIGYDVVPGITAGLALAASLGVSLTHRDQARSVRFVTGHSKQGGLPDDLDWRAIADPATTTIFYMGGRTAGAIAERLVGAGMSPRTPVTVAASVGRAGQVVTSGTLADLPNLAVTFDPTQPILIGIGTVFAARAECASNVPLDRQASRS, encoded by the coding sequence ATGTCGAGGCAGCCAAGTGAAGCCGGTTCCGCCCGCATCCAGCCCTTAGCCGTGCTTCCGGTCTTCCTCGATCTCGATGGCAAATGCGCCGTCGTCGTGGGCGGCACGGACGCCGCCGCGTGGAAGGTAGAACTGCTTGTGGCGGCCGGCGCGCTGGTCGATCTCTACGCGCCGGACGAGGAACTGTCGGAAGCCATGCGCCGGTTGATCCGGGATAGCCCGGCGATCCTGCATCACGCCCGGCGGTGGCGGCCGGCGGATCTGGTCGGCGCGCAGCTGGCGCTGGCCGATCTCGACGCGGACGAGGCCGCCGAATTCGAACAGGCGGCGCGCGAGGCGGGTGCAGCCTGCAACGTCATCGACAAGCCGGCCTTTTGCCATTTCCAGTTTGGCGCGATCGTCAACCGTTCGCCTGTCGTCGTCGGCATATCGACCTCCGGCGCCGCGCCCATTCTGGGGCAGGCGATCCGCCGCCGCATCGAGACGATCCTGCCGCCGTCGCTGGCAGAGTGGGCGGCGCTCGCACAGACCCTGCGCGACCGCGTTGCCGGCGCGCTCAAGGGGAGCGTCCGCCGGCGGGTGTTCTGGGAGAGATTGGCGGACCGCGCTTTCGGCGCCGCGCCAAACGCCGGCACGGAAGCGGAGCTGCGCGAGGCCATTGCACTCGGTTCGGCTGCGTCGACCGCCGGCCATGTGAGTTTCGTCGGGGCCGGTCCCGGCGACGCCGAACATCTGACGCTGAAGGCCGTGCGCGCCCTGCAGGCGGCTGACATCATCCTTTACGACGATCTCGTCTCCGCCGAGGTGCTGGAACTGGCGCGCCGCGAGGCGAAGCGGGTTCCGGTCGGCAAGCGGGCCGGGCGGCCGAGCTGCCGGCAGGAGGAGATCAACGAGAAGCTGGTGGCGTTGGCGAAGGCCGGCCACCGGGTCGTCCGGCTGAAATCCGGCGATCCCATGATCTTCGGCCGCGCCGGCGAGGAGATCGCCGCGCTCGAGGCGCATGGCATAGGCTACGACGTCGTGCCGGGTATCACCGCCGGCCTTGCGCTGGCCGCCTCGCTCGGCGTGTCGCTGACGCATCGGGATCAGGCGCGTTCCGTGCGCTTCGTCACCGGTCATTCGAAACAGGGCGGCCTGCCGGACGATCTCGACTGGCGCGCCATCGCCGATCCCGCCACGACGACGATCTTCTACATGGGCGGACGCACGGCCGGTGCCATTGCCGAACGGCTGGTCGGGGCAGGGATGTCGCCCCGGACGCCGGTCACCGTCGCCGCCTCGGTCGGCCGCGCCGGGCAGGTCGTGACGTCGGGCACGCTGGCGGACCTGCCCAATCTGGCCGTAACATTCGACCCGACCCAGCCGATCCTGATCGGCATCGGCACAGTCTTCGCGGCCCGCGCGGAATGCGCCTCGAACGTCCCGCTCGACCGCCAGGCGTCCCGCTCCTGA